The sequence below is a genomic window from Lolium perenne isolate Kyuss_39 chromosome 7, Kyuss_2.0, whole genome shotgun sequence.
acgcttaattgggtgtgtccattacatcattcatacaatgatataaccttgttattaataacatccaatgttcatgattatgaaactaatcatccattaatcaacaagctagttaagaggcatactagggactctttgttgtttacatatcacacatgtatcaatgtttcagttaatacaattatagcatggtatataaacatttatcataaacataaagatacataataaccacttttattattgcctcttgggcatatctccaacagagaatggggatatgcaagcaaattggagggaaatcgaTAGGATTTGGCGGTCCTGTCGCCGACTACGaaatcgccggatggatgaagggccaaatccggacgaaatcgaggaaccgggggcgcaactgggccgaatttcgccgtccggatgggaaaacgtcgctcgggggcctcgtcggggagacgagtggagatgctcttactagcCGCACCCGGCGGCCTGGTTCATCATAAACTGCACTTCTAACTAAACAGTGTGCTTCTTTATTTGAAATCCTAGCTTCGTGGCGGAACTCAAGAGCATCAAAATCGCCCTTAGATTCCTTGATCTCTCTCACAATGTGAGCGTAACTTCCGAGTGTCCCCTCATCCAGGCTAGTGACAACATTCTTACAGTATGTTGCCACCATAACCCTGCGGCCGTGTATGTCTTTGGCCAGGGCGCAGGCCTCCCTGCACGCCAACGCCTCCAGGATCTCAGCGCTAGACTTTCCAGGGAACACGAGCGTCGATGCCCCAGCGAACATTCCATCCTCCGTTCTGGCTATCGCCGCCACCGTGCCACAGCGTCCATTCTTCCCCACCGCGGCGTCAACATTGATCTTGATCATCCCCCTTGGTGGCAGGATCCATCCCAGCGCCCGCTGCTCAGTGACGGTAGATGGTTCCTTCTTCCTAAGTTCCTTGCACTGTTTCAAGTCCGTTACAAACCTCTCCACGGACAAGTGAACCGACAGAGGGCTCTGAAAAATCTGTTCATGGATCGCCTTCCTTCTGGCGTGCCAGATGGCCCATAGCGTAACCAGCACCGTCGTGAGATCACCATGCTTCAAGGTTTTGATCAATCCTGCAATCCACGCCCTTGCATCGCCATCGTCTGAATTGCTGACGTGCTCCGTTACTTCTTCATCCAACAATGCCCACACACATTGGGACATCGAACAATCCAGCAGAGTGTGCCGCCAAGAGTCACATGCGCCACACAGCTGGCAGCGGTCATCGTCCGCCATCCCCCGTCTATGCCTCAACACATTCGACGGCAAAGACTGCTTGGCTAGTCTCCAAAGAATGAACCTAATTTTAGACGGAACTTGGGGTTTCCAAATCAAGCTCCATTCCTTCGTTATTCCCGCCTCGTTCGAGCTCGTGGCCCTGCTATCCAGCCACGCCTCTCGCTTCTCCCGTGTATCGACCAACATGCGATATGCCGAACGCACGGAGAATACGCCCTTTCGCTCATAGTGCCAAGCCCAGAATTCATCGTGTCTCCTGCTGGATATAGGAATCTCCTTAATCACGTCAACATCCATCGGTAAGAAAGCATTCCCTGAGCTTCTCCTCGTTCCAAGTTGCAGAGCTCGAGTTGATAAATTCGTCCACTGCGTGAGGCGGATTCCTGGCCAGACAAGCCATAGGCCGAAGCATCTCATCCCTCGGTAGCCAATTGTCATTGCACGGGTCCGTTTGCTCCCCCGTGCCAATCCTCCTCACCAAACCTTGCTTAAGGACTTGTATTCCTTTGTGAACCCCACGCCACACCTGAGATGGGGAAGAGCCAATCTCGGCTTGCATCATGTCTATGTCAGGGAAGTATTTAGCCTTCAAGATCCTTACACTCAATGCCGACGGGTTCTGTAGCATGTGCCACCCCTGGCGTGCAAGGAGAGCCAAATTGAATAGCTCCATGTCCTTAAACCCTAAGCCTCCCAAGCTCTTTGGTTTGCACATCTCTCTCCAGGAAACCCAA
It includes:
- the LOC127316315 gene encoding uncharacterized protein; the encoded protein is MADDDRCQLCGACDSWRHTLLDCSMSQCVWALLDEEVTEHVSNSDDGDARAWIAGLIKTLKHGDLTTVLVTLWAIWHARRKAIHEQIFQSPLSVHLSVERFVTDLKQCKELRKKEPSTVTEQRALGWILPPRGMIKINVDAAVGKNGRCGTVAAIARTEDGMFAGASTLVFPGKSSAEILEALACREACALAKDIHGRRVMVATYCKNVVTSLDEGTLGSYAHIAAGCG